CCGCTGCTCGCGTCGGGCGCCACCGACGAGCAGTTCGTGGCAGACGTACGGCGCATTCTGTCGGCCGCCGAGCATCTGGTGGGCGCCGAGCCAGCGGCCTCGACCGCCGAGCACCGGGCGAAGGCGGTGCCCGACGGCACGGTGCCGGCGCGGATCCTGGTGGTCGATGACAATGAGGGGAACCGTGAGGTGCTGAGGCGCCGGCTCGAGCGGCAGGGCTACGCCGTCGAGTTGGCGGTGGATGGCGAGACGGCCCTCGAGAAGGTCGCCGGTGCCCCGTTCGACCTCGTGCTCCTCGACGTTCTGATGCCGGGACTGGACGGCTATGCCGTGCTCGAACGCCTCAAGGGCGACGCGGCCACGCGCGACCTGCCCGTGATCATGATCTCGGCGCTCGACGACATGGCGAGCATCGTGCGGTGCGTCGAGGCGGGCGCCGAAGACTATCTTCCCAAGCCGTTCGACCCCGTGCTGCTCCGGGCGCGGATCGGCGCCTCGCTGGAAAAGAAGCGGCTGCGCGACGTCGAACGCGAGTATCTGGCCAAGGTGAGCGAAGTGATCGGCGCGGCCACCGCTGTGGAGGCCGGCACCTACCGGCCCGGCACGCTCGCCGACATCGCGCAGCGCGATGATGCGTTGGGCCGGCTGGCACGCGTGTTCGACGGGATGGCGGTGGAAGTGCGCGCCCGCGAGGAACGCCTTCGCGATCGCCTGCACGATCTCCAGACGGAGATCGCAATGGCTCGGCGTGATTCCAAGGAGGACGCCGGCACGTCCGACGGCCACAATCTGACGAGCGGCGAGCGATTCGCGGGCCGCTACGAAGTCCTGGCCGTGATCGGGCGCGGCGGAATGGGCACGGTATACCGCGTGCGCGATCTCGAACTCGACGAGGAATTGGCGATCAAGACGGTGCGACCGGAACTGGTGGCCGATCCCGTACTCGTCGAACGGTTCAAGGACGAGATCCGCCTCGCCCGCCGAATCACCCACCACAACGTCGTGCGCATCCACGACTTCGGGGAATGGGCCGGCGTGTACTTCCTGACCATGGAGTACGTGGAAGGGATCACGGTGCGCAATCTGCTGGACACGCGCGGTCATCTGGAGGTGTCGCCGGCGCTCGCCATCGCCGCGCAGCTCGCCGATTCGCTGGCCGTGGCCCATGCCGAAGGGGTCATCCACCGCGACATCAAACCGGAGAACCTCCTGCTCGACGCCGCCGGCGTGCTGAAGGTGATGGATTTCGGTGTCGCGCGGCTCGCCCAGGGCGCGCCCGGGCGAACCGAGGTGGGATTGGTGGTGGGCACGCCGGCGTATATGGCGCCGGAACAGTTGATGGCCGAGGAAGTGGATTCGCGCAGCGACCTCTACGCTGCGGGCGTCGTGCTCTACGAGTGCCTCACCGGCCGGCTGCCGCACGCACCGGGCTCGCTGATGTCGCTGATCGCCAAGATGCTGCACGAAGAGCCCGAGCCGCCGATCAAATTGAACCCGGCCATTCCGCCGGCGCTCTCGGCGCTCGTGCTACGCCTGTTGGCCAAGGACCCCGCCGACCGCGTGCAGAGCGCGAGCGAACTGGCCAAGCTGCTCGCGTCCATCGGGTAGCCGGCGGGGATCGCGCGCGCGACCGTCAGTGCTCGATGATCTCGTCGAGCCCCACGTCCGCGTACTGACCGCCCGTGGTCTGATGCACGTGCACGGCCAGCACATTGCGGCCCGTCTTCAACGCGGCGCGCGCCCGCGCGCCGAGCGGCAAGCGGACGTAGCCGCTGGTGTACCCACTGAATTGTGCCACGAGGGTGCCGTTGAGATAGATGTCGGCGTCGTCGTCGTGCGCGATGTTCCAATAGGGATCGGCGAGCGCGGCCGACGGGAGGTCGAACGTGCGCCGCATCCAGATGTCGGCCGTCTTCCAGCTGGTACGCACCACCGATCCCGGCGTGCCCTTGGTGCCGAAGCCCGCGTCGCCCTGCGACCAGCCGGCGTCGTCGAAATCGGAAGCCATCCAGTTGGCCGCGGGCTCGCCCGTGGTGTAGCGCCATGACTGCGGCGCGTCCTGCGACGTCGGCACCACGGGGCGGACGGTGGGCATCGGTGCGAACAGGCGCGCGGCTTCGGCCGACGCGGCGGCGGGATCCTGCTTCACGATCGCGCGGTCGTAAGTCATCAACCCGTTGACCTCGACCTCGACATCGGTGGTCTGGGTGTACACCGCGGCGGCGAGCCCCTGTGCTTCCAGGAGGCGCAGCTGATCGAGCAGTTGGCCGTAGGCGGCGCGCAGCTGGATGGTGTCGGCGTACGTGCGGTAGCCCCAGTTGTTCCTGGGCAGCCAGGTGTGCCCTTCGAGGGGGAGGCCGAGTCCGCCGAACTCACCGAGCACGGCAGCGCGGAACTTCTCCACCGGCGGCATCGCCGGGCCGGGGTACGAGTGGATGTCCACGACATCGCCCACGCCGTGGTCGGTCCAGCCGGTGGCGCTGTTCACCAGGCGGGTGGGGTCGTGCTGCGTGATCCAGGCAGTGATGCGCCGTGTGTCGAACTGTCCCCAGCCTTCGTTGAACGGCACCCACATCACGATGGACGGATGATCGCGCAGCGCGTCGATCATGCGGCGGAGTTCCGTCCGGAACTCGGCCTGGGCGGCGGGCGTTCTGTTCACGCCGCTGGGCATGTCCTGCCACACGAGCACGCCGACGCTGTCGGCGAGGTGGTACCAGCGGTCGGGCTCCACCTTCACGTGCTTGCGGATCATGTTGAAGCCGAGCCGTTTGGTCATGACGATGTCGTTGAGCATCGCGGCTTCGGTGGGTGGTGTGTAGAGCCCGTCGGGCCACCAGCCCTGGTCGAGCGGTCCGTATTCGAACAGCGGCTTGTTGTTGAGGAAGAGGC
This DNA window, taken from Gemmatimonadaceae bacterium, encodes the following:
- a CDS encoding response regulator: MSEARPTGEVASLRHNLRTPVNHIVGYAEMLLEDAEASADESRRAALEATLQAARRVLRMINEALSSGRATVAPADLKALYDALRGPQREIVQAMTPLLASGATDEQFVADVRRILSAAEHLVGAEPAASTAEHRAKAVPDGTVPARILVVDDNEGNREVLRRRLERQGYAVELAVDGETALEKVAGAPFDLVLLDVLMPGLDGYAVLERLKGDAATRDLPVIMISALDDMASIVRCVEAGAEDYLPKPFDPVLLRARIGASLEKKRLRDVEREYLAKVSEVIGAATAVEAGTYRPGTLADIAQRDDALGRLARVFDGMAVEVRAREERLRDRLHDLQTEIAMARRDSKEDAGTSDGHNLTSGERFAGRYEVLAVIGRGGMGTVYRVRDLELDEELAIKTVRPELVADPVLVERFKDEIRLARRITHHNVVRIHDFGEWAGVYFLTMEYVEGITVRNLLDTRGHLEVSPALAIAAQLADSLAVAHAEGVIHRDIKPENLLLDAAGVLKVMDFGVARLAQGAPGRTEVGLVVGTPAYMAPEQLMAEEVDSRSDLYAAGVVLYECLTGRLPHAPGSLMSLIAKMLHEEPEPPIKLNPAIPPALSALVLRLLAKDPADRVQSASELAKLLASIG
- a CDS encoding glycoside hydrolase family 2 TIM barrel-domain containing protein, which codes for VWDPTDRGEQPRGKQVLRPHSIWYSAVTGIWQTVWLEPVPAAYITRVVATPDIDDSTVTLNIDVANAAPGAWIGTNTGSGRGDINVVMGRVGQPIVVHIPHPHLWSPSDPFLYRLYISLATGDTVSSYFGMRKIAVGTDSAGYRRLFLNNKPLFEYGPLDQGWWPDGLYTPPTEAAMLNDIVMTKRLGFNMIRKHVKVEPDRWYHLADSVGVLVWQDMPSGVNRTPAAQAEFRTELRRMIDALRDHPSIVMWVPFNEGWGQFDTRRITAWITQHDPTRLVNSATGWTDHGVGDVVDIHSYPGPAMPPVEKFRAAVLGEFGGLGLPLEGHTWLPRNNWGYRTYADTIQLRAAYGQLLDQLRLLEAQGLAAAVYTQTTDVEVEVNGLMTYDRAIVKQDPAAASAEAARLFAPMPTVRPVVPTSQDAPQSWRYTTGEPAANWMASDFDDAGWSQGDAGFGTKGTPGSVVRTSWKTADIWMRRTFDLPSAALADPYWNIAHDDDADIYLNGTLVAQFSGYTSGYVRLPLGARARAALKTGRNVLAVHVHQTTGGQYADVGLDEIIEH